Proteins from one Cyclopterus lumpus isolate fCycLum1 chromosome 11, fCycLum1.pri, whole genome shotgun sequence genomic window:
- the LOC117739447 gene encoding glutathione S-transferase A-like isoform X2, translating into MAQDMTLLWGSGSPPCWRVMIALEEKNLQGYNQKLLSFEKGEHKSPEVLDMNARGQLPSFKHGDVVVNESYAVCFYLESQFKSEGNQLIPDSPAEQALMYQRMFEGLSFYEKLNAVIYYEWFVPEEERHDSALKRNREALATELKLWEGYLQKLSSGSHLAGQSFSLADVTVFPTVATLFRFGLSAERYPKLGEYHALLKERPGIKASWPPHWLENPEGQDALKDV; encoded by the exons ATGGCCCAGGACATGACTCTGCTGTGGGGCTCCGGCTCTCCGCCCTGCTGGAGGGTCATGATCGCGCTGGAGGAGAAGAACCTGCAGGGCTACAACCAGAAGCTGCTCTCGTTTGAGAAGGGGGAGCACAAGTCACCGGAAGTGTTAGATATGAACGCCAGGGGACAG CTTCCCTCTTTCAAACACGGAGACGTCGTCGTGAACGAGTCCTACGCCGTCTGTTTCTACCTGGAG AGTCAGTTTAAGTCTGAGGGAAATCAACTGATCCCAGACAGCCCTGCCGAACAGGCCCTGATGTACCAACGCATGTTTGAGGGTCTCTCCTTCTACGAAAAACTCA aTGCAGTTATCTACTATGAGTGGTTTGTCCCTGAAGAAGAGAGGCATGACTCTGCTCTAAAGAGAAACAGGGAAGCTCTGGCCACTGAGCTCAAGCTCTGGGAGGGTTACCTGCAGAAG CTGAGCTCGGGCTCTCACCTGGCAGGACAGTCCTTCTCTCTGGCAGATGTGACCGTCTTTCCAACTGTTGCTACTCTCTTCAGATTCGG ATTGTCTGCCGAGCGTTACCCGAAACTGGGAGAGTACCACGCTCTGCTGAAGGAGCGGCCCGGCATCAAAGCCAGCTGGCCTCCTCACTGGCTGGAGAACCCCGAGGGACAAGACGCACTCAAAGACGTCTGA
- the LOC117739447 gene encoding glutathione S-transferase A-like isoform X1, translated as MAQDMTLLWGSGSPPCWRVMIALEEKNLQGYNQKLLSFEKGEHKSPEVLDMNARGQLPSFKHGDVVVNESYAVCFYLESQFKSEGNQLIPDSPAEQALMYQRMFEGLSFYEKLNAVIYYEWFVPEEERHDSALKRNREALATELKLWEGYLQKVVHVQHAHTNMHACTPTHTCARSNIALFFTSFQLSSGSHLAGQSFSLADVTVFPTVATLFRFGLSAERYPKLGEYHALLKERPGIKASWPPHWLENPEGQDALKDV; from the exons ATGGCCCAGGACATGACTCTGCTGTGGGGCTCCGGCTCTCCGCCCTGCTGGAGGGTCATGATCGCGCTGGAGGAGAAGAACCTGCAGGGCTACAACCAGAAGCTGCTCTCGTTTGAGAAGGGGGAGCACAAGTCACCGGAAGTGTTAGATATGAACGCCAGGGGACAG CTTCCCTCTTTCAAACACGGAGACGTCGTCGTGAACGAGTCCTACGCCGTCTGTTTCTACCTGGAG AGTCAGTTTAAGTCTGAGGGAAATCAACTGATCCCAGACAGCCCTGCCGAACAGGCCCTGATGTACCAACGCATGTTTGAGGGTCTCTCCTTCTACGAAAAACTCA aTGCAGTTATCTACTATGAGTGGTTTGTCCCTGAAGAAGAGAGGCATGACTCTGCTCTAAAGAGAAACAGGGAAGCTCTGGCCACTGAGCTCAAGCTCTGGGAGGGTTACCTGCAGAAGGTAGTGCATgtgcaacacgcacacacaaacatgcatgcatgtacacccacacacacatgtgcacgttCAAACATAGCTTTATTTTTCACCTCTTTCCAGCTGAGCTCGGGCTCTCACCTGGCAGGACAGTCCTTCTCTCTGGCAGATGTGACCGTCTTTCCAACTGTTGCTACTCTCTTCAGATTCGG ATTGTCTGCCGAGCGTTACCCGAAACTGGGAGAGTACCACGCTCTGCTGAAGGAGCGGCCCGGCATCAAAGCCAGCTGGCCTCCTCACTGGCTGGAGAACCCCGAGGGACAAGACGCACTCAAAGACGTCTGA